A region from the Tsuneonella mangrovi genome encodes:
- a CDS encoding long-chain-fatty-acid--CoA ligase codes for MDVSGPHGYADHPAADDYCHPRPWDEDFPALTVPDLLARAAAASPQAPAVDFMGRTYSYAAIHTEALRFAGGLAARGIGKGHRVGLFLPNVPIYLSAYYGAMMAGATVVNFSPLYTTEELSAQVADSGTRMLVTVDVASLLPTALDVLDNSDLETLVVGRLGAMLPWAKRIALSVLGRKSLAKVPQRSDLIAWEDSLGIGSGDMPAIAPDDLALLQYTGGTTGRPKGAMLSHANLATNALQVDAIDPFEGRDVIMGVLPLFHVFANTAVLNRTVANRGCIAMLPRFDAGQALKTLERVQATSFPGVPTMYQALLDHPRMGKTDFSSLKVCISGGAPLPAPVREKFEAASGARLVEGYGLTESSGVVSVNPYEGKRKPGTIGQVIPRTRVVLLDKEDPSRLAPDGEPGELAVNGPQVMQGYWNRPDAAKDAFAEIEGERWLRTGDVAVIEDGGFIRIVDRIKDMIAVGGFKVFPSQVEEVLLQNPEVKEALVLGLPDAYHGEMPHAYVTLVPGASATGKELANWLNARVGKHERVTGVDVRDSLPKTMIGKLDRKALKAEVLGR; via the coding sequence ATGGATGTCAGTGGGCCGCACGGATACGCCGATCACCCGGCAGCGGATGATTACTGCCACCCGCGCCCGTGGGATGAAGACTTTCCAGCACTGACCGTTCCCGACCTGCTCGCCCGCGCGGCAGCGGCAAGCCCGCAAGCCCCGGCGGTCGATTTCATGGGTCGGACTTATTCATACGCTGCGATCCACACCGAAGCGTTGCGCTTCGCTGGGGGGCTGGCTGCGCGCGGGATCGGCAAGGGTCACCGGGTCGGGCTGTTCCTGCCCAACGTGCCGATCTATCTCTCGGCCTACTACGGCGCGATGATGGCCGGGGCGACAGTGGTCAACTTTTCCCCGCTCTATACGACGGAAGAACTGAGCGCGCAGGTCGCCGATTCGGGCACGCGGATGCTAGTGACGGTCGATGTCGCGAGCCTCTTGCCGACCGCGCTCGATGTGCTCGACAATTCGGACCTTGAAACGCTGGTGGTCGGCCGCCTCGGCGCGATGCTGCCATGGGCGAAGCGGATCGCGCTGAGCGTACTGGGGCGCAAGAGCCTCGCCAAGGTGCCGCAGCGCTCCGACCTCATCGCATGGGAAGACAGCCTCGGGATCGGCAGTGGCGACATGCCCGCGATCGCTCCCGATGACCTCGCGCTGCTGCAATACACCGGCGGCACCACCGGGCGGCCCAAGGGAGCGATGCTGAGTCACGCCAACTTGGCGACCAATGCGTTACAGGTCGACGCGATCGACCCGTTCGAAGGGCGCGACGTGATTATGGGCGTCCTGCCGCTGTTCCATGTCTTCGCCAACACTGCGGTGCTCAACCGCACGGTCGCCAATCGCGGGTGCATCGCGATGCTGCCGCGCTTTGATGCGGGACAGGCGCTCAAGACACTCGAACGGGTGCAGGCGACTTCGTTCCCCGGGGTGCCGACGATGTACCAGGCGCTGCTCGACCATCCGCGCATGGGCAAGACCGATTTCTCGTCGCTCAAGGTATGCATCTCTGGCGGGGCCCCACTCCCCGCTCCCGTGCGCGAGAAGTTCGAAGCCGCATCTGGCGCGCGACTGGTCGAGGGATACGGCCTGACCGAAAGCTCCGGCGTGGTCTCGGTCAATCCGTACGAAGGCAAGCGCAAGCCGGGCACGATCGGCCAGGTGATCCCGCGTACCCGGGTGGTGCTGCTCGACAAGGAAGATCCATCGCGGCTCGCGCCCGATGGCGAACCGGGTGAACTGGCGGTCAACGGGCCGCAAGTGATGCAAGGCTACTGGAACCGGCCCGACGCGGCGAAGGACGCCTTTGCCGAAATCGAAGGCGAGCGCTGGCTGCGCACCGGCGACGTCGCAGTGATCGAGGACGGCGGGTTCATCCGCATCGTCGACCGGATCAAGGACATGATCGCGGTCGGCGGCTTCAAGGTGTTCCCGAGCCAGGTCGAGGAAGTCCTGCTGCAGAACCCGGAGGTAAAGGAAGCGCTCGTGCTCGGCCTGCCCGATGCCTATCACGGCGAAATGCCGCACGCCTATGTCACGCTCGTTCCCGGCGCATCCGCCACCGGCAAGGAGCTCGCCAACTGGCTCAACGCCCGCGTCGGCAAGCACGAGCGGGTCACCGGCGTGGACGTGCGCGACAGCCTGCCGAAGACGATGATCGGCAAGCTCGACCGCAAGGCCCTCAAGGCCGAAGTGCTGGGACGCTAG
- a CDS encoding bactofilin family protein has product MAKLPSGGSTFSVIGSDVTIKGDISASADLHLDGRIEGDIACASLVQGESSHVQGAIEAESARIGGTVTGSITARELVVLQTAKIEGDVYYDTLTIEQGATVEGRFAHRVPGKVSTAAPAATPATPKVGGDDEPKLHLAG; this is encoded by the coding sequence ATGGCTAAGCTACCTTCCGGCGGATCGACCTTTTCGGTGATCGGCAGCGACGTCACCATCAAGGGCGATATCTCGGCCAGTGCCGACCTGCATCTCGACGGCCGGATCGAAGGCGATATCGCCTGCGCCAGCCTCGTGCAGGGCGAGAGCAGCCACGTGCAAGGCGCGATCGAGGCCGAAAGTGCCCGCATCGGCGGCACCGTGACGGGATCGATCACCGCGCGCGAACTGGTCGTGCTGCAGACCGCGAAGATCGAAGGCGACGTGTACTACGACACGCTGACGATCGAGCAGGGTGCGACGGTCGAGGGGCGTTTCGCCCATCGCGTGCCCGGCAAGGTCTCGACGGCAGCACCGGCTGCAACGCCCGCCACCCCGAAGGTCGGCGGCGATGACGAGCCCAAACTGCACCTCGCCGGCTGA
- a CDS encoding peptidoglycan DD-metalloendopeptidase family protein — translation MFPDREFFMRSQGQVRFIKVSSRIQMVAAALVVGALLVWGVTLAGMAWSQYRAQADRASLLDREARVATAQERVDAYRDNIKSVESDLKRRQTFLEEMVDSLPADVKTKGDTVTDSSSEAAKTVSKVSASIPEAGALARIEARQLAFVERLTRYADMRANRAADAIRKLGLDPKAMVRAEQHMAMGGPLEALSTSSDGSIDPRFERLGLSLARMEALERGLQGIPQVLPASVEMVTSSYGVRRDPFTGRPAFHPGLDFRGPRGAPIYAAAKGKVIFVGQIRGYGNIVEISHGNGLVTRYAHMSKFHAHVGERVKAGEVIGAIGSTGRSTGPHLHFEVRINGRAVNPRPFLETAPDVLKEARRNDTGEPTNG, via the coding sequence ATGTTCCCGGACCGCGAATTCTTCATGCGGTCGCAGGGGCAGGTCCGCTTTATCAAGGTATCTTCGCGCATCCAGATGGTCGCCGCCGCGCTGGTCGTCGGGGCGCTGCTGGTGTGGGGTGTGACGCTCGCCGGGATGGCGTGGAGCCAATACCGCGCCCAGGCCGATCGCGCATCGTTGCTCGACCGCGAAGCGCGGGTCGCCACCGCGCAGGAGCGGGTCGATGCGTATCGCGACAACATCAAGTCCGTCGAGAGCGACCTCAAGCGTCGCCAGACTTTCCTCGAGGAAATGGTCGATTCGCTGCCGGCCGACGTGAAGACGAAGGGTGATACGGTTACCGATTCGAGCAGCGAAGCGGCCAAGACCGTTTCCAAGGTCAGCGCATCGATCCCCGAAGCCGGGGCTCTCGCGCGGATCGAAGCGCGGCAACTCGCGTTCGTCGAACGCCTGACCCGTTATGCCGACATGCGCGCCAACCGCGCGGCCGATGCGATCCGCAAGCTCGGGCTCGACCCGAAGGCGATGGTCCGGGCCGAACAGCACATGGCGATGGGTGGTCCGCTTGAGGCGCTTTCGACCAGCAGCGACGGATCGATCGACCCCCGCTTCGAACGCTTGGGTCTCAGCCTCGCGCGGATGGAAGCGCTCGAGCGCGGACTTCAGGGCATTCCGCAGGTGCTTCCGGCGTCGGTCGAGATGGTTACTTCCAGCTACGGCGTGCGGCGCGATCCATTCACCGGGCGCCCGGCATTCCATCCCGGTCTCGACTTCCGCGGTCCGCGCGGTGCGCCGATCTATGCCGCCGCAAAGGGCAAGGTCATTTTCGTCGGCCAGATTCGCGGCTATGGCAACATCGTCGAGATCAGCCACGGCAACGGTCTCGTCACCCGCTATGCCCATATGTCGAAGTTCCACGCGCACGTCGGCGAACGGGTCAAGGCGGGCGAAGTGATCGGTGCGATCGGCAGCACCGGCCGCTCGACCGGCCCGCACCTGCATTTCGAAGTGCGCATCAACGGGCGTGCGGTCAATCCGCGCCCATTCCTGGAGACGGCTCCCGATGTTCTCAAAGAAGCCCGCCGCAACGATACCGGAGAACCTACAAATGGCTAA
- a CDS encoding glutamate-5-semialdehyde dehydrogenase — MTTTTKDPETLVADLALAGRAAQAELARMDDDARAAALHAAAAAIREDEAEILAANARDLAAGEQAGLSPAMLDRLKLDAARLAGVADAVDAVADLPSPVGEVISRTERPNGLVLERVRIPIGLIGIIYESRPNVTADAAALCLRSGNAALLRGGSEAVHSNRAIAAALARGLESAGVPAAAIQLMPTQDRAAVGAMLKAAGMIDMIVPRGGKGLVARVQADARVPVLAHLDGLCHTYVHSAADPAKARALAVNAKMRRTGICGAMETLLIDADFADAAGVVSDLLETGCELRGDARAQQLDPRIKPASAEDWDTEYLDAILSVAIVDDLDAAIDHIAAHGSHHTDAIVTEDTAAAERFLNEVDSAIVMLNASTQYADGGEFGLGAEIGIATGRLHARGPVALEGLTTYKWLVRGTGQARP; from the coding sequence ATGACCACGACAACCAAGGATCCCGAAACGCTGGTTGCGGACCTGGCGCTTGCAGGGCGTGCGGCACAGGCGGAACTGGCGCGGATGGATGACGATGCGCGCGCTGCCGCGTTGCACGCTGCAGCTGCGGCAATCCGCGAGGATGAGGCGGAGATCCTGGCCGCGAACGCGCGCGACCTGGCGGCTGGCGAGCAGGCCGGGTTGAGCCCGGCGATGCTCGACCGGTTGAAGCTCGATGCAGCGCGTCTCGCCGGGGTTGCCGACGCAGTCGATGCGGTCGCGGACCTGCCGAGCCCGGTGGGCGAAGTGATCTCGCGGACAGAGCGCCCCAACGGGCTCGTGCTCGAACGCGTGCGGATCCCGATCGGGCTGATCGGGATCATCTACGAATCGCGCCCCAACGTAACCGCCGATGCCGCTGCCCTCTGCCTCAGGAGCGGCAATGCAGCGCTACTGCGTGGGGGCAGCGAAGCGGTTCATTCGAACCGAGCGATCGCCGCCGCCCTCGCGCGCGGCCTCGAAAGTGCCGGGGTGCCCGCTGCTGCCATCCAGCTGATGCCGACACAGGACCGCGCCGCGGTCGGCGCGATGCTCAAGGCCGCCGGAATGATCGACATGATCGTGCCGCGCGGCGGCAAGGGCCTGGTCGCGCGGGTGCAGGCCGATGCGCGCGTGCCCGTGCTCGCGCACCTCGATGGGCTGTGCCACACCTACGTCCATTCCGCCGCCGACCCGGCCAAGGCCCGCGCGCTGGCGGTCAACGCCAAGATGCGCCGCACCGGCATTTGCGGTGCGATGGAAACCTTGCTGATCGACGCCGACTTCGCCGATGCGGCTGGCGTGGTCAGCGACCTGCTCGAAACCGGATGCGAACTGCGTGGCGATGCCCGCGCGCAGCAGCTCGACCCGCGTATCAAGCCGGCAAGCGCCGAGGACTGGGACACCGAGTATCTCGACGCGATCCTGTCGGTGGCGATCGTCGACGATCTCGATGCCGCGATCGACCACATCGCCGCGCATGGATCGCACCATACCGATGCGATCGTGACCGAAGATACTGCCGCTGCCGAGCGCTTCCTCAACGAAGTCGATTCGGCGATCGTGATGCTCAACGCCTCCACCCAGTACGCCGACGGCGGCGAGTTCGGGCTGGGCGCGGAGATCGGCATTGCCACCGGGCGGCTTCACGCGCGCGGGCCGGTCGCGCTCGAAGGCCTCACCACCTACAAATGGCTGGTGCGGGGAACCGGGCAGGCGCGCCCCTAG
- a CDS encoding aldo/keto reductase, whose translation MRYNRLGSSGLIVSELCLGAMTFGTDPGRFAAVAGLDQAASTAMVKQALDAGINFIDTANVYSRGQSERLLGQALKDLGVKRSDVVIATKAMGPMGDGPNDSGTSRYHLMDQIDASLDRLGLDHVDLYQIHGWDRQTPMEEALRALDDIVRSGRARYIGVSNWAAWQIMKALGMSERLGLASFASLQAYYTVAGRDLEREIVPMLQNEGVGLMVWSPLAGGLLSGKYTRGDDGSNQGEGRRASFDFPPVDKDRAYDVIDVMKRIGESKGASVAQVALAWLLYQPAVSTVIVGAKKSEQLADNIGACDVELTAAELAELDKASRLPREYPGWMFAMQGGYRDERVSPRREPK comes from the coding sequence ATGCGTTACAACCGCCTCGGCTCGAGCGGGCTGATCGTTTCCGAACTGTGCCTTGGAGCGATGACCTTCGGGACCGATCCGGGCCGATTCGCCGCTGTCGCCGGGCTCGACCAGGCGGCCAGCACGGCGATGGTCAAGCAGGCGCTCGACGCCGGGATAAACTTCATCGACACCGCCAACGTCTATTCGCGCGGCCAGTCGGAACGGTTACTGGGCCAGGCCCTCAAGGATCTCGGCGTCAAGCGTTCGGATGTGGTCATCGCGACCAAGGCGATGGGCCCGATGGGCGATGGGCCGAACGATTCCGGCACCAGCCGCTATCACCTGATGGACCAGATCGATGCGAGCCTCGACCGGCTCGGGCTCGACCATGTCGACCTCTACCAAATCCACGGGTGGGACCGGCAGACCCCTATGGAAGAGGCGCTGCGTGCACTCGACGACATCGTGCGTTCGGGTCGGGCGCGTTACATCGGCGTTTCCAACTGGGCCGCGTGGCAGATCATGAAGGCATTGGGCATGTCCGAACGTTTGGGCCTCGCCAGCTTCGCTTCGCTCCAGGCCTATTACACCGTGGCCGGGCGCGACCTCGAACGCGAGATCGTGCCGATGCTGCAGAATGAAGGCGTGGGGCTGATGGTGTGGAGCCCGCTCGCCGGGGGACTGCTCTCCGGCAAATACACCCGCGGCGACGATGGCAGCAACCAGGGCGAAGGGCGCCGCGCGAGCTTCGATTTTCCGCCGGTCGACAAAGACCGCGCTTACGACGTGATCGACGTGATGAAGCGGATCGGAGAGAGCAAGGGCGCCAGCGTAGCGCAAGTCGCGCTCGCGTGGCTGCTCTACCAGCCGGCGGTATCGACAGTGATCGTCGGTGCGAAAAAGTCCGAGCAGCTGGCCGACAACATCGGTGCCTGCGATGTCGAACTGACCGCCGCCGAACTGGCCGAACTCGACAAGGCGAGCAGGCTGCCGCGCGAATACCCCGGGTGGATGTTCGCGATGCAGGGCGGCTATCGCGACGAACGCGTATCGCCTCGGCGGGAGCCCAAATAA
- a CDS encoding nicotinate-nucleotide adenylyltransferase: MARGAGPRVGLLGGSFNPAHAGHRRISLFAARALGLDEVWWLVSPGNPLKPAKGMAPLNARLKAAQAIARRAPIRATAIEREFGTRYTIETVRALCQRYPKRHFVWMMGADNLAQFDRWKGWRDIARTLPIAVIARPGYDGAALASPAMAWLRRFRVPASSFKTAGEWRVPALVMLRFDPDPTSATAIRRDEPDWAAHYATAAPRDAITHRIVSAEDSPPR; encoded by the coding sequence ATGGCAAGAGGTGCCGGTCCGCGCGTCGGCCTGCTCGGCGGCAGTTTCAATCCGGCGCACGCCGGGCACCGGCGGATCAGCCTGTTCGCAGCTCGCGCTCTCGGGCTCGACGAAGTCTGGTGGCTGGTCTCGCCCGGCAATCCGCTCAAACCCGCTAAGGGCATGGCACCGCTCAATGCGCGCCTGAAAGCGGCGCAAGCGATTGCCCGGCGCGCGCCAATTCGGGCCACAGCAATCGAGCGCGAATTCGGCACCCGCTACACGATTGAGACCGTGCGGGCGCTGTGCCAGCGCTATCCCAAGAGGCACTTCGTGTGGATGATGGGGGCGGACAACCTCGCGCAATTCGACCGGTGGAAAGGCTGGCGCGACATCGCGCGCACCTTGCCGATTGCGGTCATCGCCCGGCCCGGTTATGATGGCGCTGCCCTCGCGAGCCCCGCGATGGCCTGGCTGCGGCGCTTCCGGGTGCCTGCATCCAGCTTCAAGACAGCGGGCGAATGGAGAGTACCGGCCCTGGTAATGTTGCGTTTCGATCCCGATCCCACCTCCGCCACGGCGATCCGCCGGGATGAGCCGGACTGGGCTGCGCACTACGCCACTGCCGCTCCACGCGATGCGATCACTCACCGAATTGTCAGTGCGGAGGACAGTCCGCCCAGATGA
- the rsfS gene encoding ribosome silencing factor: protein MPSTDTPADRLHRLVLTQLDDDQAQEIVSIPLAGKSSIADHMVIASGRSTRQVAAMAQKLAEKIKQEGFGNARVEGLPTADWVLIDAGDVVVHLFRPEVRSFYNLERMWGFGDDKAAAAGSA, encoded by the coding sequence ATGCCCAGCACTGACACTCCGGCCGACCGGCTGCACCGGCTGGTCCTCACCCAGCTCGACGACGACCAGGCACAGGAGATCGTTTCGATCCCGCTGGCCGGCAAATCGAGCATCGCCGATCACATGGTGATCGCATCGGGCCGCTCGACCCGCCAGGTCGCGGCGATGGCCCAGAAACTCGCCGAGAAGATCAAGCAGGAAGGCTTCGGAAACGCCCGCGTCGAAGGGCTGCCAACCGCGGATTGGGTCCTGATCGACGCCGGCGATGTGGTGGTCCACCTGTTCCGCCCGGAAGTGCGCAGCTTCTACAACCTCGAGCGGATGTGGGGCTTCGGCGACGACAAGGCCGCAGCGGCGGGAAGCGCGTAG
- a CDS encoding 23S rRNA (pseudouridine(1915)-N(3))-methyltransferase RlmH has product MPLLHVIARGKIARSPEADLVARYLKRLAWPVKLTELPEAGGKVGEPLTPCRTVLLDERGKGVDSEAFAEILGRWRDDGVREIRFVLGAADGHSDDERAEADLLLSFGKLTWPHLLARAMLMEQLYRATSILAGHPYHRSG; this is encoded by the coding sequence ATGCCTCTTCTCCACGTCATCGCCCGCGGAAAGATCGCCCGTTCGCCCGAGGCGGACCTCGTCGCGCGCTACTTGAAGCGGTTGGCGTGGCCGGTCAAACTGACCGAACTGCCGGAGGCGGGCGGCAAGGTGGGGGAGCCTCTCACACCGTGCCGCACAGTACTGCTCGACGAGCGCGGCAAGGGAGTTGATTCCGAAGCATTCGCTGAAATCCTCGGGCGGTGGCGCGATGACGGTGTGCGCGAGATCCGCTTCGTGCTGGGCGCTGCCGACGGGCATTCCGACGATGAGCGAGCCGAGGCCGACCTGTTGCTCAGTTTCGGCAAGCTGACCTGGCCGCACCTGCTTGCCCGGGCGATGCTGATGGAACAGCTTTACCGCGCGACCAGCATCCTTGCCGGGCACCCCTACCACCGCAGCGGATAA
- a CDS encoding murein hydrolase activator EnvC family protein produces MRPPAMSPRRIIASLVIGLLALSGWLASSALAQRAPQTYTSVSETRSALAKAQADQLAAAARAEKLERTAKTAKAAASRTQQEAAALAARIQQAEAGISAAKARIAIADRERAMLDKQLSERREPLVRLTGALQKMSLRPLVFAVLKPGSLRDTVYLRAVLETTIPEVRKRTAALRGEIARRERIAAEAGQALAALKANQSTLDTRRKQLAALESRQRLASRKASGDAAREAERALALSETARDLDALVSQLGEAGALRQQLAALPGPIMRPSESGAAPLVEPSEAADTTSAVPRAMQFQLPVIGRTVTGFGEEGADGLRANGISLSPVDGAQVVAPAAGRVAFAGPYRGFDRIVIIESDGGFTSLVTGLARVDVSVGDQLVGGAPLGVAGAGHPVVTFELRKDGTPVNPLAYLR; encoded by the coding sequence ATGAGGCCGCCTGCCATGTCGCCGCGCCGGATCATCGCCAGCCTTGTCATCGGATTGCTCGCGCTCAGCGGCTGGCTGGCATCGAGCGCCTTGGCCCAGCGCGCGCCGCAAACCTATACCTCGGTCAGCGAGACACGCTCCGCATTGGCGAAGGCCCAAGCCGACCAGCTTGCCGCAGCCGCCCGCGCCGAGAAGCTCGAACGCACAGCAAAGACCGCCAAGGCCGCAGCCTCCCGCACCCAGCAGGAAGCCGCTGCGCTTGCCGCCCGAATCCAGCAAGCCGAAGCGGGAATTTCCGCCGCCAAGGCCCGGATCGCCATAGCCGACCGCGAACGCGCCATGCTCGACAAACAGCTGAGCGAGCGGCGCGAGCCGCTGGTGCGCCTCACTGGCGCGCTGCAAAAAATGTCACTGCGCCCGCTGGTGTTCGCGGTCCTCAAGCCCGGCTCGCTGCGCGACACGGTGTATTTGCGCGCGGTGCTCGAAACCACGATCCCCGAAGTCCGCAAACGCACCGCTGCACTGCGCGGCGAAATCGCCCGGCGCGAGCGGATTGCCGCCGAAGCCGGGCAAGCGCTCGCCGCGCTCAAAGCGAACCAATCTACTCTCGATACCCGGCGCAAGCAGCTTGCCGCGCTCGAATCGCGTCAGCGGCTCGCTTCGCGCAAGGCGAGCGGCGACGCGGCGCGCGAAGCCGAACGCGCGCTGGCGCTGTCTGAAACCGCCCGCGATCTCGATGCGCTGGTCAGCCAGCTCGGCGAAGCTGGCGCGCTGCGCCAACAGCTGGCGGCGCTGCCGGGGCCGATCATGCGCCCGTCGGAGTCTGGAGCCGCTCCGTTGGTCGAACCGTCCGAAGCGGCGGACACCACAAGCGCCGTTCCGCGGGCGATGCAGTTCCAGCTTCCGGTTATCGGCCGCACCGTGACCGGGTTTGGCGAAGAGGGCGCAGACGGGCTGCGCGCCAACGGCATCTCGCTCTCCCCGGTCGATGGGGCGCAAGTGGTCGCTCCTGCAGCCGGGCGGGTGGCCTTCGCTGGGCCGTATCGCGGATTCGACCGGATCGTAATCATCGAGAGCGACGGCGGCTTCACCAGCCTGGTAACCGGACTTGCGCGGGTCGATGTGTCGGTCGGCGACCAATTGGTCGGCGGCGCGCCGTTGGGAGTCGCAGGGGCCGGGCATCCGGTAGTGACCTTCGAACTGCGCAAGGATGGTACACCGGTCAATCCGCTCGCGTATCTTCGCTAG
- a CDS encoding S41 family peptidase, with product MKFAAIVRSAALVTAVALIPATTAGFAEVDSRVSPEFAKLFAVYNRIKASYVDPVSDQKLVRGAIDGMLASLDPHSAYLDGSDLQRLETMIDGNYSGLGLSVVMDDGAVKVVSPFKGSPADKAGIKAGDYITHLNGKLIYGGSLDDAVAEMRGPTGSKINLTIYRPGSDEPFDVTVTRGVIELEPVTSKLEPGNIGYISVNEFSRDVGKDVYTAYEKMKGQAKGRLNGLVLDLRRNPGGALDEAVALSDLFISNGVIVSQRGRAPGESVTYDAETVYRGDMAQGVPLIVLIDEGSASASEIVAGALQDHHRAMIMGERSFGKGSVQTLLPLGKDAALKLTTARYYTPSGHSVQEGGIEPDVVVPQLSDPDMAKREKMSLRESDLRGHLVNEAALKDKDLEQDKKADPRFQQTASELKAKGIDDFQLTYALDTLRRTRPGAIASKD from the coding sequence ATGAAATTTGCCGCAATCGTCCGCTCTGCCGCGTTGGTTACCGCGGTCGCCCTGATCCCGGCGACGACTGCGGGATTTGCCGAAGTCGACAGCCGCGTGAGTCCCGAATTCGCGAAGCTGTTCGCGGTCTACAACCGGATCAAGGCGAGCTACGTCGACCCGGTATCCGACCAGAAACTGGTGCGCGGCGCGATCGATGGGATGCTCGCCAGCCTCGATCCGCATTCGGCCTACCTCGACGGGTCCGATCTGCAGCGGCTCGAAACAATGATCGACGGCAACTATTCGGGCCTCGGGCTTTCGGTCGTGATGGACGATGGCGCAGTCAAGGTGGTTTCGCCGTTCAAGGGCAGCCCGGCCGACAAGGCGGGGATCAAGGCGGGCGACTACATCACGCACCTCAACGGCAAGCTGATCTACGGCGGAAGCCTCGACGACGCAGTCGCCGAAATGCGCGGGCCGACCGGCAGCAAGATCAATCTGACGATCTATCGCCCGGGCAGCGACGAGCCGTTCGACGTCACGGTGACCCGCGGCGTGATCGAGCTCGAGCCGGTAACTTCCAAGCTCGAGCCGGGCAACATCGGCTACATCTCGGTCAACGAGTTCTCGCGCGATGTCGGCAAGGACGTCTACACCGCCTACGAGAAGATGAAGGGCCAGGCCAAGGGTCGCCTCAATGGGCTGGTGCTCGACCTGCGGCGCAATCCCGGCGGCGCACTCGACGAGGCCGTTGCATTGTCCGACCTGTTCATTTCGAACGGCGTGATCGTCTCGCAGCGCGGTCGCGCGCCGGGCGAATCGGTCACTTATGATGCCGAAACGGTCTATCGCGGCGACATGGCGCAGGGCGTCCCGCTGATCGTGCTGATCGACGAAGGCTCGGCTTCGGCCAGCGAAATCGTCGCCGGCGCGCTGCAGGATCACCACCGCGCTATGATCATGGGCGAGCGCAGCTTCGGCAAGGGCAGCGTGCAAACCCTGCTACCGCTGGGCAAGGACGCCGCGCTCAAGCTGACGACTGCGCGATACTACACTCCGTCGGGCCATTCGGTGCAGGAAGGCGGGATCGAACCCGACGTAGTCGTGCCGCAGCTGTCCGATCCGGACATGGCCAAGCGCGAGAAAATGTCATTGCGCGAATCCGACCTGCGCGGCCACCTGGTCAACGAAGCGGCGCTGAAGGACAAGGATCTCGAGCAGGACAAGAAGGCCGATCCGCGCTTCCAGCAGACTGCATCAGAACTTAAGGCCAAGGGGATCGACGATTTCCAGCTGACCTACGCGCTCGACACCCTGCGCCGGACGCGCCCGGGCGCGATCGCGAGCAAGGACTGA
- a CDS encoding disulfide bond formation protein B: MIASSRESRAQALVLLIPAALLGGAYIGQYVFGLYPCEMCWWQRYPHFIALGLALLSFVAPPRRVWVALAAGSIIASGLIGAYHAGVEYGWWAGETACTAAAIGGGNPLDSIMNAPMIRCDEVQWSLFGISLAGYNFLISTFGGALAFWLLGLKKKTA; the protein is encoded by the coding sequence ATGATCGCAAGTTCGCGTGAAAGCCGGGCACAGGCCCTGGTATTGCTGATTCCGGCAGCATTGCTGGGCGGTGCCTACATCGGGCAATACGTGTTCGGGCTCTACCCGTGCGAGATGTGCTGGTGGCAGCGCTACCCGCACTTCATCGCGTTGGGCCTCGCGCTGCTGTCGTTCGTCGCGCCCCCACGGCGCGTGTGGGTTGCGCTGGCAGCAGGCTCGATCATCGCGTCAGGCCTGATCGGCGCCTACCACGCCGGCGTCGAATACGGCTGGTGGGCTGGTGAGACGGCGTGCACCGCGGCGGCAATCGGTGGCGGCAACCCGCTCGATTCAATCATGAATGCGCCAATGATCCGCTGCGACGAAGTACAATGGAGCCTGTTCGGCATCTCGTTGGCGGGCTACAATTTCCTGATCTCCACATTCGGCGGTGCGCTGGCATTCTGGCTGCTCGGCCTGAAGAAGAAGACGGCATGA
- a CDS encoding demethoxyubiquinone hydroxylase family protein, which produces MTRPDTDRMIRVDQAGEFGATRIYAGQLAVMGDRGPDSGEISAMAAQEEGHRARFDALMAQRGVRPTLLQPFWSVAGFALGAGTALIGPKAAMACTAAIEIEIDRHYSAQLDELEADGSDPELAEIIAEFRDDEREHRDTALERGAEQAPAYPVLSGAIRLGCRLAIRLAERI; this is translated from the coding sequence ATGACCAGGCCCGATACCGATCGGATGATCCGGGTCGATCAGGCCGGGGAATTCGGTGCGACCCGGATCTATGCCGGGCAGCTGGCGGTAATGGGCGATCGCGGACCCGATTCCGGCGAAATTTCCGCGATGGCTGCGCAGGAAGAAGGCCACCGCGCGCGATTCGACGCGCTGATGGCACAGCGCGGAGTGCGCCCGACGCTGCTCCAGCCGTTTTGGTCGGTTGCAGGGTTCGCGCTGGGTGCCGGGACCGCGCTGATCGGCCCCAAAGCGGCAATGGCGTGCACCGCCGCTATCGAGATCGAGATCGACCGGCACTACTCCGCGCAGCTCGACGAGCTCGAGGCCGATGGCAGCGATCCGGAACTTGCCGAAATAATCGCCGAGTTCCGTGACGACGAACGCGAGCATCGCGACACCGCATTGGAGCGCGGGGCAGAGCAGGCCCCGGCCTATCCTGTACTGTCCGGCGCGATCCGGCTCGGATGCCGACTTGCGATCCGGCTGGCCGAGCGTATCTAG